The following proteins come from a genomic window of Nicotiana tomentosiformis chromosome 12, ASM39032v3, whole genome shotgun sequence:
- the LOC104117603 gene encoding bZIP transcription factor TGA10-like, which yields MGLESDNQISFGSDHQQHLLFHNSQHQISFGMLQQSSSTSSVIPGNFISKDINTGGANYDLGELDQAFFLYLDGQDPSSNHLRENNSEMRPPTLNIFPSQPMHVEPSSTKANTGLVSSGSQKSSQPSIMELTNSKNDVLSAASGPEPKVAKREWNRKGLNSGSEKDAPKIPDHKTLRRLAQNREAARKSRLRKKAYIQQLESSRVRLAQLEQELQRARSQGFHFGGNALLGGDQTLPVNRGSMSSDAAVFDMEYARWVEEHHRLICELRSAVVEEHLPENELRMYVDNCLTHYDQIMNLKSMLAKSDVFHLVSGMWKTPAERCSIWMGDFRPSELIKIILSQIEPLTEEQFVGICGLQQSTQEAESALSLGLEALNQSLSDTIVSDALANCPQNMANYMGQMALAINKLSTLEGFFRQAENLRHQTIHRLHQILTSRQAARCFLAIAEYFHRLRALSSLWVARPRQE from the exons atgggGCTTGAAAGTGATAATCAGATTTCTTTTGGCAGTGATCATCAGCAACATTTATTATTCCATAATTCTCAGCATCAGATTTCTTTTGGAATGTTACAGCAGTCATCTTCTACATCATCTGTCATTCCAGGAAACTTTAT AAGCAAAGACATTAATACTGGTGGAGCTAATTATGATTTAGGTGAACTAGATCAAGCCTTTTTCCTTTACCTTGATGGTCAAGATCCTTCTTCAAACCATCTAAGAG AAAATAATTCTGAGATGAGACCACCGACTCTGAACATTTTCCCATCACAGCCCATGCATGTTGAGCCATCATCAACTAAG GCAAATACTGGATTGGTTTCTAGTGGTTCCCAGAAATCATCTCAGCCGTCTATAATGGAGTTAACGAATTCTAAAAATGATGTTCTTTCTGCAGCTTCTGGACCTGAACCAAAAGTTGCTAAG CGAGAATGGAACAGGAAGGGTCTAAATTCAGGTTCAGAGAAAGATGCACCTAAAATACCAGATCATAAG ACATTGAGGAGACTTGCTCAGAATAGGGAAGCAGCTAGGAAAAGCAGACTTAGGAAAAAG GCTTATATTCAGCAGCTAGAGTCAAGTAGAGTAAGGCTTGCCCAGTTAGAACAAGAACTACAAAGGGCCAGATCTCAA GGATTCCATTTTGGGGGTAATGCTCTTTTAGGAGGAGACCAAACCCTACCTGTTAATAGGGGCAGCATGAGCTCAG ATGCTGCGGTTTTTGATATGGAGTACGCAAGGTGGGTGGAGGAACATCATCGTCTCATTTGCGAGCTTAGAAGTGCAGTTGTGGAGGAACATTTGCCGGAGAACGAACTTCGGATGTATGTCGACAATTGTTTGACACATTACGACCAGATTATGAACCTCAAGAGCATGCTTGCAAAATCCGACGTCTTTCATCTTGTTTCCGGCATGTGGAAAACTCCGGCCGAGCGCTGTTCTATTTGGATGGGAGATTTCCGGCCATCCGAGCTCATCAAA ATTATCCTGAGTCAGATTGAGCCATTAACAGAAGAACAATTTGTGGGGATTTGTGGGTTGCAACAATCAACGCAAGAAGCTGAGAGTGCCCTTTCACTAGGGCTGGAAGCTCTGAATCAGTCTCTTTCAGACACAATTGTCTCTGATGCATTGGCTAATTGCCCTCAAAACATGGCTAACTACATGGGCCAAATGGCCCTTGCAATCAACAAACTTTCCACTCTTGAAGGTTTTTTTAGACAG GCTGAGAATTTGAGGCACCAAACAATTCATCGGCTGCATCAAATTTTGACAAGTCGTCAAGCGGCGAGGTGCTTTTTGGCAATTGCTGAATATTTCCATAGGCTTCGAGCTCTTAGCTCTCTTTGGGTGGCGCGACCTCGTCAAGAATAA